A window of Paenibacillus sp. 19GGS1-52 contains these coding sequences:
- a CDS encoding glycosyltransferase — protein sequence MSTFSGSKITQQMYTRERRGVYRSTEGFDTVAKSESLDNNFVKKTLHPFCLYDAPAELTVRGEKQEALYPAELHLFHTESGETVIGNNQYQATDFTGQRSAFFAHNYVVPASRAEEIVLSYADWLQADFAGSYEGELGGTLPELTSIPVLRKVRRSDPLAVLRSLGFGEELFKALLQAVMTSVAGKKKIYVALDVPISELSVRAAELTEHIFAALPYEFRRRLGVITYANEPKSRKYIHLTFVEKGSLRPGDRSVEKDFTFDLVTGRIGNADFGESRQPYADLVWKMLGQKTDGLDDFARFADSMLAGESGERKLSPALYNELAVFYEIEQGNEALYTENKSAVLGGLLAYLQTEGAIDTRVRLNDMFLERFDREYDLIRQKGMLVPAVMEIFKEYFTLKGHTYKVKVVDYFINGMLNSQSAGREDVLGVAYGVIESNDELSEAFFKRVLAQPVFRKQLLEPYIEARLAAAAKSADIMGFVVQWGRFLPEVLLQPFVRDAVRDYLLEKLQRETDSVAAVAAIHETVDKVEKERRKGTGLSTEVLSLLQELTAVADRFLLNRLSLSEMSQEQLLEIAFLRDPREGMVWQPPLDLITKQKANALRAAYRWFGEEKPNEAIFNKLSPKELDDVQLLGRRWLQEARTLEPFDRLPLAFYHSSDREGGPLDYDELLKLVNRKTGADKEDVYRFLAWSQGNSLFSISNKKLHPGYRRAILKYFQKHDREAFKNRDFRKSYVSAAGPALQNVYNEARSQLASSLARWISRSRFQLLISGSLLGVVVIIAIIIISMLRPEGAGTALPETSPSPTPAQTAVSQLPPASVYLKSNSDVEAGSVLVFTFAKADECLQFKPTEIGLVNSAGKITDTYKVISTKSTCPVPASGTPGTADQDNAATGGTATNDAAAAANATNGGNTVDTAAKDKAAATSANTAGSNSSASATAVSGSEKTTSPDTGQAVSLQVDATLEPGIVLVEGSVLKAGNYSLTLQPDPGSASTPDLSDPSNSPSADPSAVPSATASPEVTAE from the coding sequence GTGAGTACCTTTTCAGGGTCCAAGATCACTCAACAGATGTATACCCGTGAGCGCCGCGGAGTTTACCGTTCGACAGAAGGATTTGATACGGTAGCGAAGTCGGAGAGCCTGGACAATAATTTTGTCAAAAAAACACTGCATCCCTTCTGCCTCTACGATGCGCCAGCCGAGCTGACTGTGCGCGGGGAGAAGCAGGAAGCGTTATATCCGGCTGAGCTGCACCTGTTCCATACGGAGTCAGGTGAAACGGTTATCGGAAACAATCAATATCAGGCGACGGATTTCACCGGTCAGCGCAGCGCTTTTTTCGCACATAACTATGTAGTTCCTGCCTCCCGTGCGGAGGAGATCGTGTTGAGCTACGCGGACTGGCTGCAAGCCGACTTTGCGGGGAGTTATGAAGGGGAGCTGGGTGGTACTTTGCCAGAGCTTACGTCTATTCCCGTCTTGCGCAAAGTGCGGCGCTCTGATCCGTTAGCGGTCCTGCGTTCACTAGGATTTGGAGAAGAATTATTCAAGGCGCTGCTGCAGGCAGTTATGACCTCGGTCGCTGGCAAGAAAAAAATATATGTGGCGCTCGATGTGCCGATCTCGGAGCTTTCGGTACGGGCTGCGGAGCTTACGGAGCATATATTCGCCGCACTGCCGTATGAATTCCGCCGGAGGCTGGGTGTGATCACGTATGCCAATGAGCCCAAAAGTCGCAAATATATTCACCTTACCTTTGTGGAAAAGGGTTCGCTCCGCCCTGGTGACCGCAGTGTGGAGAAAGATTTCACCTTTGACCTGGTCACAGGCCGGATAGGCAATGCAGATTTCGGTGAATCCCGGCAACCCTACGCAGATCTGGTGTGGAAGATGCTAGGACAGAAGACGGACGGATTGGATGACTTTGCCCGTTTTGCCGATTCCATGCTGGCTGGAGAGAGCGGAGAGCGTAAGCTTTCCCCTGCGCTCTATAATGAGCTGGCTGTTTTTTATGAGATTGAGCAGGGTAATGAGGCTCTTTACACCGAGAACAAAAGCGCTGTGCTGGGCGGATTGCTCGCTTATCTGCAAACAGAGGGTGCTATAGATACGAGAGTTCGGCTGAATGATATGTTTCTGGAGCGTTTTGACCGTGAATATGATCTCATCCGCCAAAAAGGCATGCTTGTGCCTGCAGTTATGGAAATCTTCAAGGAGTATTTCACGCTGAAGGGGCATACCTATAAGGTTAAAGTTGTTGATTATTTCATCAATGGCATGCTGAATAGTCAATCGGCCGGACGTGAGGATGTACTGGGCGTTGCTTACGGTGTTATCGAGAGCAATGATGAGCTTAGCGAAGCTTTTTTTAAACGAGTGCTGGCGCAGCCCGTATTTCGTAAACAGCTGCTGGAGCCTTATATCGAAGCCCGGCTGGCGGCGGCAGCCAAGTCCGCTGATATCATGGGCTTTGTCGTTCAATGGGGGCGGTTTCTGCCGGAGGTGCTGCTGCAGCCTTTTGTCAGGGACGCGGTCAGAGACTATTTGCTGGAGAAGCTGCAACGGGAGACTGATTCGGTAGCTGCCGTTGCGGCGATTCATGAAACCGTGGATAAAGTGGAAAAAGAGCGGCGCAAAGGGACGGGGCTTTCAACTGAGGTGTTATCGCTGTTGCAGGAGCTTACGGCGGTGGCGGACCGCTTCTTGCTAAACCGCTTGTCGCTCTCTGAGATGTCGCAGGAGCAGTTGTTGGAAATTGCTTTTTTACGCGATCCCCGGGAGGGGATGGTTTGGCAGCCGCCGCTTGATCTTATCACTAAGCAAAAAGCCAATGCGCTGCGAGCCGCTTATCGCTGGTTTGGGGAGGAGAAGCCGAACGAGGCTATTTTCAATAAGCTGTCGCCGAAGGAATTGGATGATGTGCAGCTGTTGGGCAGACGCTGGCTGCAGGAGGCACGGACGCTGGAGCCGTTCGATCGGCTTCCGCTGGCTTTCTACCACAGCAGTGACCGCGAGGGCGGACCGCTCGATTATGATGAGCTGCTGAAGCTGGTTAATCGCAAAACCGGAGCGGATAAAGAGGACGTTTATCGGTTTCTGGCCTGGTCGCAAGGGAATTCTTTGTTCTCCATCTCGAATAAGAAGCTTCATCCGGGTTATCGGCGGGCGATCCTGAAATATTTCCAGAAGCATGATCGCGAAGCCTTCAAGAACCGTGATTTCCGCAAAAGCTATGTTTCCGCGGCAGGCCCTGCCCTGCAAAATGTCTATAATGAAGCCCGCTCCCAGCTGGCTTCGTCACTGGCGAGGTGGATCAGCCGCAGCCGATTTCAACTCCTGATCTCCGGCTCCCTTCTGGGAGTCGTGGTGATTATCGCTATTATTATCATTAGTATGCTGCGTCCAGAGGGGGCAGGCACCGCCTTGCCGGAGACAAGCCCTTCGCCAACTCCCGCTCAAACGGCCGTAAGTCAGCTTCCCCCTGCTTCAGTGTATCTGAAGAGCAATAGTGATGTGGAGGCAGGCAGTGTGCTGGTGTTCACCTTCGCCAAAGCTGACGAATGTCTCCAGTTCAAGCCAACGGAGATTGGTTTGGTCAACTCCGCTGGGAAGATTACGGACACCTACAAAGTGATCTCTACCAAAAGTACCTGTCCGGTTCCAGCTTCGGGAACGCCAGGAACAGCGGATCAGGACAACGCCGCTACTGGAGGAACCGCGACGAATGATGCGGCTGCGGCTGCGAACGCGACGAACGGAGGCAACACGGTTGATACAGCAGCAAAAGATAAGGCCGCGGCTACGTCCGCGAATACTGCAGGCAGCAACAGTTCAGCCTCTGCTACTGCTGTGAGTGGCTCCGAGAAGACGACTTCGCCCGATACGGGACAGGCTGTCTCACTCCAGGTTGATGCCACACTAGAACCAGGAATAGTATTAGTGGAGGGCAGTGTGCTTAAAGCCGGGAATTACTCGCTGACCTTGCAGCCAGACCCAGGCTCAGCATCAACCCCTGATTTGTCTGATCCAAGTAATAGTCCAAGTGCTGATCCAAGTGCTGTGCCCTCAGCTACCGCAAGCCCGGAGGTAACAGCAGAATAA
- a CDS encoding beta-mannanase encodes MRYAEVDSSTPVITDVTSRVEERFCTLSWRWPEGVQAVCIHKTSAEDRESGEVPPSGMKLYTREEYKANNGYRDRLEEIGLVAYTVYIRLTEDGETVLVRQSNAANRIVVSAGKARIYYSILQNKGWFGKQKTVHMAITAEVPVPRDVLCYVKKRGGHPAGKEDGVLFPFVQDFAAGRNVLPPIEIGKEDFVRIFFTDGRKYGLYYELVPQ; translated from the coding sequence ATGAGGTACGCCGAAGTGGATTCATCCACACCGGTCATTACGGATGTCACCTCCCGGGTGGAAGAACGTTTCTGTACGCTGAGCTGGCGCTGGCCCGAAGGGGTGCAGGCGGTCTGCATCCATAAGACTTCCGCAGAGGATCGGGAGAGCGGAGAAGTCCCGCCTTCCGGGATGAAGCTCTATACTCGTGAGGAATATAAGGCTAATAATGGGTATCGTGACCGGCTGGAGGAAATCGGTCTGGTCGCGTATACCGTATACATCCGCCTCACGGAGGACGGGGAGACCGTTCTGGTACGGCAAAGTAACGCGGCCAACCGTATAGTTGTCAGCGCAGGCAAGGCGCGGATCTATTATTCCATCCTTCAGAACAAAGGCTGGTTCGGGAAGCAAAAAACAGTACATATGGCGATTACGGCGGAGGTGCCGGTACCGCGGGATGTATTGTGCTATGTGAAGAAGCGCGGCGGTCATCCGGCGGGCAAAGAGGATGGTGTGCTTTTTCCATTCGTGCAGGATTTCGCTGCCGGGCGTAATGTGCTTCCGCCTATTGAGATCGGCAAAGAGGACTTTGTGCGTATCTTTTTCACTGACGGCCGCAAGTATGGACTTTATTATGAACTGGTGCCGCAGTGA